Proteins found in one Muntiacus reevesi chromosome 2, mMunRee1.1, whole genome shotgun sequence genomic segment:
- the BMPR1A gene encoding bone morphogenetic protein receptor type-1A isoform X1, translating into MTQLYIYIRLLGAYLFVISHVQGQSLDSMLHGTGMKSDSDQKKSENGVTLAPEDTLPFLKCYCSGHCPDDAINNTCITNGHCFAIIEEDDQGETTLASGCMKYEGSDFQCKDSPKAQLRRTIECCRTNLCNQYLQPTLPPVVIGPFFDGSIRWLALLISMAVCIIAMIIFSSCFCYKHYCKSISSRRRYNRDLEQDEAFIPVGESLKDLIDQSQSSGSGSGLPLLVQRTIAKQIQMVRQVGKGRYGEVWMGKWRGEKVAVKVFFTTEEASWFRETEIYQTVLMRHENILGFIAADIKGTGSWTQLYLITDYHENGSLYDFLKCATLDTRALLKLAYSAACGLCHLHTEIYGTQGKPAIAHRDLKSKNILIKKNGSCCIADLGLAVKFNSDTNEVDVPLNTRVGTKRYMAPEVLDESLNKNHFQPYIMADIYSFGLIIWEMARRCITGGIVEEYQLPYYNMVPNDPSYEDMREVVCVKRLRPIVSNRWNSDECLRAVLKLMSECWAHNPASRLTALRIKKTLAKMVESQDVKI; encoded by the exons GGCAGAGTCTAGACAGTATGCTCCATGGTACTGGGATGAAATCAGACTCCGATCagaaaaagtcagaaaatggAGTAACCTTAGCACCAGAGGATACTTTGCCTTTTTTAAAGTGCTATTGCTCAGGACACTGCCCAGATGATGCTATTAATAACACATGCAT aactaATGGGCATTGCTTTGCCATCATAGAAGAAGATGACCAAGGAGAAACCACATTAGCTTCAGGGTGTATGAAATATGAAGGATCTGATTTTCAGTGCAAG gattcacCAAAAGCCCAGCTACGCCGGACAATAGAATGTTGTCGGACCAACTTATGTAACCAGTATTTACAACCTACACTGCCCCCTGTTGTTATAG GTCCGTTTTTCGATGGCAGCATTCGATGGCTGGCTTTGCTCATTTCTATGGCTGTCTGCATAATTGCTATGATCATCTTCTCCAGCTGCTTTTGTTACAA ACATTATTGCAAGAGCATCTCAAGCAGACGCCGTTACAATCGTGATCTTGAACAAGATGAAGCGTTTATTCCAGTTGGAGAATCATTAAAAGACCTTATTGACCAGTCACAAAGTTCTGGTAGTGGATCTGGACTACCCTTATTG GTTCAGCGAACTATTGCCAAACAGATTCAGATGGTTCGGCAAGTTGGTAAAGGCCGATATGGAGAAGTGTGGATGGGTAAATGGCGTGGTGAGAAAGTGGCAGTCAAAGtgttttttaccactgaagaaGCTAGCTGGTTTCGAGAAACAGAGATCTATCAAACTGTGCTAATGCGCCATGAAAACATACTTG GTTTTATAGCAGCAGACATTAAAGGTACAGGTTCTTGGACTCAGCTCTATTTGATTACTGACTACCATGAAAACGGATCTCTCTATGATTTCCTGAAATGTGCTACACTAGACACCAGAGCCCTGCTTAAGTTGGCTTATTCGGCTGCCTGTGGTCTGTGCCATCTCCACACAGAAATTTATGGCACTCAAGGAAAGCCTGCAATTGCTCATCGAGACCTAAAGAGCAAAAACATCCTCATCAAGAAAAATGGAAGTTGCTGTATTGCTGACCTGGGCCTTGCTGTTAAATTCAACAG TGACACAAATGAAGTTGATGTACCTttgaatactagggtgggtaccAAACGCTACATGGCTCCAGAAGTGCTAGATGAAAGCCTGAATAAAAACCATTTCCAGCCCTACATAATGGCTGACATCTATAGCTTTGGCTTGATCATTTGGGAAATGGCTCGTCGTTGTATCACAGGAG GAATAGTAGAAGAGTACCAGTTGCCATATTATAACATGGTACCCAATGATCCGTCATACGAAGATATGCGTGAGGTTGTGTGTGTTAAACGTTTGCGGCCAATTGTGTCTAATCGATGGAACAGTGATGAA TGTCTACGAGCAGTTTTGAAGCTAATGTCAGAATGCTGGGCTCACAATCCAGCCTCCAGACTTACAGCTCTGAGAATCAAGAAGACACTTGCCAAGATGGTTGAATCCCAAGATGTAAAGATTTGA
- the BMPR1A gene encoding bone morphogenetic protein receptor type-1A isoform X2, which produces MLHGTGMKSDSDQKKSENGVTLAPEDTLPFLKCYCSGHCPDDAINNTCITNGHCFAIIEEDDQGETTLASGCMKYEGSDFQCKDSPKAQLRRTIECCRTNLCNQYLQPTLPPVVIGPFFDGSIRWLALLISMAVCIIAMIIFSSCFCYKHYCKSISSRRRYNRDLEQDEAFIPVGESLKDLIDQSQSSGSGSGLPLLVQRTIAKQIQMVRQVGKGRYGEVWMGKWRGEKVAVKVFFTTEEASWFRETEIYQTVLMRHENILGFIAADIKGTGSWTQLYLITDYHENGSLYDFLKCATLDTRALLKLAYSAACGLCHLHTEIYGTQGKPAIAHRDLKSKNILIKKNGSCCIADLGLAVKFNSDTNEVDVPLNTRVGTKRYMAPEVLDESLNKNHFQPYIMADIYSFGLIIWEMARRCITGGIVEEYQLPYYNMVPNDPSYEDMREVVCVKRLRPIVSNRWNSDECLRAVLKLMSECWAHNPASRLTALRIKKTLAKMVESQDVKI; this is translated from the exons ATGCTCCATGGTACTGGGATGAAATCAGACTCCGATCagaaaaagtcagaaaatggAGTAACCTTAGCACCAGAGGATACTTTGCCTTTTTTAAAGTGCTATTGCTCAGGACACTGCCCAGATGATGCTATTAATAACACATGCAT aactaATGGGCATTGCTTTGCCATCATAGAAGAAGATGACCAAGGAGAAACCACATTAGCTTCAGGGTGTATGAAATATGAAGGATCTGATTTTCAGTGCAAG gattcacCAAAAGCCCAGCTACGCCGGACAATAGAATGTTGTCGGACCAACTTATGTAACCAGTATTTACAACCTACACTGCCCCCTGTTGTTATAG GTCCGTTTTTCGATGGCAGCATTCGATGGCTGGCTTTGCTCATTTCTATGGCTGTCTGCATAATTGCTATGATCATCTTCTCCAGCTGCTTTTGTTACAA ACATTATTGCAAGAGCATCTCAAGCAGACGCCGTTACAATCGTGATCTTGAACAAGATGAAGCGTTTATTCCAGTTGGAGAATCATTAAAAGACCTTATTGACCAGTCACAAAGTTCTGGTAGTGGATCTGGACTACCCTTATTG GTTCAGCGAACTATTGCCAAACAGATTCAGATGGTTCGGCAAGTTGGTAAAGGCCGATATGGAGAAGTGTGGATGGGTAAATGGCGTGGTGAGAAAGTGGCAGTCAAAGtgttttttaccactgaagaaGCTAGCTGGTTTCGAGAAACAGAGATCTATCAAACTGTGCTAATGCGCCATGAAAACATACTTG GTTTTATAGCAGCAGACATTAAAGGTACAGGTTCTTGGACTCAGCTCTATTTGATTACTGACTACCATGAAAACGGATCTCTCTATGATTTCCTGAAATGTGCTACACTAGACACCAGAGCCCTGCTTAAGTTGGCTTATTCGGCTGCCTGTGGTCTGTGCCATCTCCACACAGAAATTTATGGCACTCAAGGAAAGCCTGCAATTGCTCATCGAGACCTAAAGAGCAAAAACATCCTCATCAAGAAAAATGGAAGTTGCTGTATTGCTGACCTGGGCCTTGCTGTTAAATTCAACAG TGACACAAATGAAGTTGATGTACCTttgaatactagggtgggtaccAAACGCTACATGGCTCCAGAAGTGCTAGATGAAAGCCTGAATAAAAACCATTTCCAGCCCTACATAATGGCTGACATCTATAGCTTTGGCTTGATCATTTGGGAAATGGCTCGTCGTTGTATCACAGGAG GAATAGTAGAAGAGTACCAGTTGCCATATTATAACATGGTACCCAATGATCCGTCATACGAAGATATGCGTGAGGTTGTGTGTGTTAAACGTTTGCGGCCAATTGTGTCTAATCGATGGAACAGTGATGAA TGTCTACGAGCAGTTTTGAAGCTAATGTCAGAATGCTGGGCTCACAATCCAGCCTCCAGACTTACAGCTCTGAGAATCAAGAAGACACTTGCCAAGATGGTTGAATCCCAAGATGTAAAGATTTGA